One Poecilia reticulata strain Guanapo linkage group LG19, Guppy_female_1.0+MT, whole genome shotgun sequence genomic window carries:
- the pmp22b gene encoding peripheral myelin protein 22b: MLILLLGIIFLHISAXVLLFVSTTVSVWTTGAMGNSDLWLNCSTGSVACDGASTGVWIQVVQALMILSIIFSFLSLLLFFCQLFTLPKGGRFIPTGIFQILASKFGSM; encoded by the exons ATGCTGATCCTTCTGCTCGGAATCATCTTCCTGCACATTTCTGCTSTCGTTCTCCTGTTTGTGTCAACAACTGTCAGT GTGTGGACAACAGGGGCAATGGGAAACTCAGACCTTTGGCTGAACTGTTCTACGGGCAGCGTAGCCTGYGACGGAGCATCAACTGGAG TGTGGATTCAGGTGGTCCAAGCTCTCATGATCCTCTCCATCATCTTCAGCTTCCTCTCTCTGTTACTCTTCTTCTGCCAGCTCTTCACTTTGCCGAAGGGCGGACGATTTATTCCCACTGGAATCTTCCAGATCCTGGCTAGTAAGTTTGGATCTATgtaa